The following are encoded together in the Lathyrus oleraceus cultivar Zhongwan6 chromosome 3, CAAS_Psat_ZW6_1.0, whole genome shotgun sequence genome:
- the LOC127132358 gene encoding mitogen-activated protein kinase kinase kinase NPK1: MQDIFGSVRRSLVFRAASPETEDQSLGVGGTLVDKIGYCIRNSRVFSKPSPPSPPIPKDTVPQIRWRKGELIGCGAFGHVYVGMNLDSGELLAVKQVLIAASSASKEKAQAHVKELEEEVKLLKDLSHPNIVRYLGTVREEDTLNILLEFVPGGSISSLLGKFGAFPEAVIRTYTKQILLGLEYLHKNGIMHRDIKGANILVDNKGCIKLADFGASKQVVELATMSGAKSMKGTPYWMAPEVILQTGHSFSADIWSVGCTVIEMATGKPPWSQQYQQEVAALFHIGTTKSHPPIPDHLSAGAKDFLLKCLQKEPILRLSASELLQHPFVTGENTDSNPQSSIDMGNFRASSPSCAPNVESLLCSSTANPEDSGNNQLWGMSNDDDDDMCEIDDKEEFSVCDVKHKSFVPDNFESFNPMSDPSEDWGCKFDATPELENREVSLDTDESYKSRTQLESNKEQKDLSFPCVPSLSEEDDELTESKIRAFLDEKALELKKLQTPLYEEFFNSLNASCSPNVIDSPSDDTAGRKYLRLPPKSKSPSRIPFSSPSKVDSAGSPGSNGRSSSTVGNVNSHGSQDVPSTPINERKGVIVDSQQEPFSPSLSFSERQRKWKEELDQELERKREMMRQGMAKTSSPKDRALHRQRTRFASPS, from the exons ATGCAAGACATTTTCGGATCAGTTCGCCGGTCACTGGTGTTCCGTGCTGCTTCACCGGAGACCGAAGATCAGTCACTCGGAGTTGGTGGAACCCTAGTTGATAAGATCGGTTACTGCATCCGTAATTCTAGAGTTTTCTCTAAACCCTCGCCGCCGTCACCGCCGATTCCGAAGGATACTGTGCCGCAAATCAGATGGCGCAAAGGAGAGTTGATCGGTTGTGGTGCCTTTGGTCATGTTTACGTTGGAATGAATCTCGATTCTGGAGAGCTTTTAGCCGTTAAACAG GTTTTGATTGCAGCAAGTAGTGCTTCGAAGGAGAAGGCACAG GCTCATGTAAAAGAACTTGAGGAAGAAGTTAAGCTGCTAAAAGATCTTTCGCATCCCAACATTGTT AGATATTTGGGTACAGTCAGAGAAGAAGATACCTTAAATATTCTCCTTGAGTTTGTTCCGGGTGGATCCATATCTTCACTGTTGGGGAAGTTTGGAGCTTTCCCTGAGGCT GTCATAAGAACTTATACGAAGCAGATATTGCTTGGACTCGAGTACTTGCACAAAAATGGAATCATGCACAGGGACATTAAG GGGGCCAATATTCTTGTAGATAATAAAGGATGCATAAAACTTGCAGATTTTGGAGCATCCAAACAGGTCGTTGAGCTG GCTACCATGTCTGGTGCCAAGTCGATGAAGGGTACTCCATATTGGATGGCTCCTGAAGTTATTCTCCAGACTGGGCATAGCTT CTCTGCTGACATATGGAGTGTGGGCTGTACCGTAATTGAGATGGCCACCGGAAAGCCTCCTTGGAGCCAGCAATACCAACAAGAG GTTGCTGCTCTCTTCCATATAGGGACAACTAAGTCTCATCCACCTATCCCAGATCATCTCTCTGCCGGAGCAAAAGATTTTCTTCTAAAGTGTTTGCAGAA GGAACCAATCTTGAGGCTATCAGCATCAGAACTTCTGCAG CACCCCTTTGTAACTGGTGAAAATACTGACTCGAATCCTCAGTCATCTATTGACATG GGAAATTTTAGGGCGTCTTCACCATCATGTGCTCCAAATGTTGAATCCTT ACTTTGCAGCTCAACAGCAAATCCTGAGGACTCTGGAAATAATCAATTATGGGGAATGAgcaatgatgatgatgatgacatGTGTGAGATTGATGATAAAGAAGAGTTCTCAGTGTGTGATGTCAAACACAAATCTTTTGTGCCAGATAACTTCGAG AGTTTCAACCCAATGTCTGATCCCTCTGAAGACTGGGGGTGTAAATTTGATGCAACTCCAGAACTGGAAAATAGAGAAGTTAGTCTGGACACTGATGAAAGTTACAAGTCACGTACTCAATTGGAGTCTAATAAGGAACAAAAAGATTTATCCTTTCCTTGTGTGCCATCTCTGTCAGAAGAAGATGACGAGCTCACCGAGTCCAAAATTAGAGCTTTTTTGGATGAGAAG GCTCTTGAACTGAAAAAACTGCAGACACCTTTATATGAAGAGTTTTTCAATAGTTTAAATGCATCTTGCTCTCCCAATGTGATTGATAGCCCAAGTGATGATACCGCCGGTCGAAAATACTTGAGATTACCTCCTAAAAGCAAATCACCAAGTCGGATACCATTTAGCTCTCCTTCTAAAGTTGACAGTGCTGGAAGTCCCGGAAGTAATGGAAGGTCCTCGTCAACAGTTGGAAATGTAAATAGTCATGGTTCACAAGATGTTCCATCAACTCCCATTAATGAACGGAAAGGAGTGATAGTTGACTCTCAGCAGGAGCCCTTCAGCCCAAG TTTAAGCTTCTCTGAGAGACAGAGGAAGTGGAAAGAAGAGCTAGACCAGGAGCTTGAGAGAAAACGAG AAATGATGCGCCAAGGTATGGCAAAGACATCTTCACCAAAGGACCGAGCCTTACATCGACAGCGGACAAGATTTGCTTCTCCCAGCTAA